From Nocardia sp. XZ_19_385, the proteins below share one genomic window:
- the guaA gene encoding glutamine-hydrolyzing GMP synthase: MAVADSQRPVLVVDFGAQYAQLIARRVRESSVYSEVIPHTMSVSEIAEKQPLAVILSGGPSSVYADGAPQLDAKLFDLDVPVFGICYGFQAMAQALGGTVAHTGTREYGRTDFKVEGGLLHGGLPATQPVWMSHGDAVTEAPAGFEVTGTSAGAPVAAFEDRARRLAGVQYHPEVLHSPHGQQVLSRFLHEIAGIKAAWTPANIADALVTQVREQIGDGHAICGLSGGVDSAVAAALVQRAIGDRLTCVFVDHGLLRAGEREQVQQDFVASTGAKLVTVDAVEKFLGELKGVTDPEEKRKIIGREFIRSFEEAVAGVVAEHGAEDGAMPKVEFLVQGTLYPDVVESGGGAGTANIKSHHNVGGLPDDLEFDLVEPLRLLFKDEVRAVGRELGLPEEIVARQPFPGPGLAIRIIGEVTFDRLELLRQADAIAREELTAAGLDKSIWQCPVVLLADVRSVGVQGDGRTYGHPIVLRPVSSEDAMTADWTRLPYEVLERISTRITNEVAEVNRVVLDVTSKPPGTIEWE, encoded by the coding sequence ATGGCGGTGGCAGATTCCCAGAGACCGGTCCTCGTCGTCGACTTCGGTGCCCAGTACGCCCAGCTGATCGCTCGTCGAGTCCGCGAATCGAGCGTCTACTCCGAGGTCATCCCGCACACCATGTCGGTGTCGGAGATCGCGGAGAAGCAGCCGCTCGCGGTGATCTTGTCCGGCGGCCCGTCCAGTGTGTACGCCGACGGCGCGCCGCAGCTGGACGCCAAGCTGTTCGACCTCGACGTCCCGGTTTTCGGCATCTGCTACGGCTTCCAGGCCATGGCCCAGGCGCTCGGCGGCACCGTCGCGCACACCGGCACCCGCGAGTACGGCCGCACCGACTTCAAGGTCGAGGGCGGTTTGCTGCACGGTGGCCTGCCCGCCACCCAGCCGGTGTGGATGAGCCACGGTGACGCGGTCACCGAGGCGCCGGCCGGGTTCGAGGTCACCGGCACCAGCGCGGGCGCTCCCGTCGCCGCGTTCGAGGACCGGGCCCGCCGCCTGGCCGGTGTGCAGTACCACCCGGAGGTGCTGCACTCGCCGCACGGGCAGCAGGTGCTCAGCCGCTTCCTGCACGAGATCGCCGGGATCAAGGCCGCCTGGACGCCCGCCAATATCGCCGACGCTCTGGTCACGCAGGTGCGTGAGCAGATCGGTGACGGCCACGCCATTTGCGGCCTGTCCGGCGGTGTGGACAGCGCCGTCGCCGCCGCGCTCGTGCAGCGCGCCATCGGTGACAGGTTGACCTGTGTGTTCGTCGATCACGGCCTGTTGCGGGCCGGGGAGCGCGAGCAGGTGCAGCAGGATTTCGTCGCCTCCACCGGCGCGAAGCTCGTGACCGTGGACGCGGTCGAGAAGTTCCTCGGTGAGCTGAAGGGCGTCACCGATCCGGAGGAGAAGCGCAAGATCATCGGCCGGGAGTTCATCCGGTCCTTCGAGGAGGCGGTGGCCGGGGTCGTCGCCGAGCACGGCGCCGAGGACGGGGCCATGCCGAAGGTCGAGTTCCTGGTGCAGGGCACGCTCTACCCGGACGTGGTGGAATCCGGCGGCGGCGCCGGTACCGCGAACATCAAGTCGCACCACAATGTCGGTGGCCTGCCCGACGATCTGGAATTCGATCTGGTCGAGCCGCTGCGGCTGCTGTTCAAGGACGAGGTCCGCGCGGTCGGCCGGGAGCTCGGCCTGCCCGAGGAAATTGTTGCGCGCCAGCCGTTCCCGGGTCCGGGCCTGGCCATCCGCATTATCGGCGAGGTGACCTTCGACCGGCTCGAACTGCTGCGGCAGGCCGATGCCATCGCGCGCGAGGAACTCACCGCCGCCGGACTCGACAAGTCCATCTGGCAGTGCCCGGTGGTGCTGCTCGCCGATGTGCGCAGCGTGGGCGTCCAGGGCGACGGCCGCACCTACGGTCATCCGATCGTGCTGCGCCCGGTGTCCAGTGAGGATGCCATGACCGCCGACTGGACTCGGCTGCCTTACGAAGTGCTGGAACGCATTTCGACCCGGATCACCAACGAGGTGGCCGAGGTCAACCGCGTGGTGCTCGATGTGACCAGCAAGCCGCCGGGCACCATCGAGTGGGAGTGA